Proteins encoded by one window of Astatotilapia calliptera chromosome 13, fAstCal1.2, whole genome shotgun sequence:
- the LOC113034984 gene encoding glycine N-acyltransferase-like protein 3, translating into MKVLNRDELQVAEGVLLKHLPKSYKVYGFLYGINRNKPTTLEVVVDAWPDFKVIICRPDPENKRASIFMKKVTYYSTDEQSLRKMLTDENAVDWSTYFMIGGLDVSHAPVLKQVSCDRRVKYKTDILVHLLYLQDTNYLHMPAINSELESRISSLNLSHVDLVNKTWKFGGDEKGYRKIENLISNFPSCCITDSQGQPVSWILVCDYCALGMLYTLPEHRGKGYAKIVISTLAKKLHAEGYPVFCYIEEDNVLSYKLFKNMGFIEDPSYRAAWLEFNFLD; encoded by the exons ATGAAGGTCCTGAACAGAGACGAGCTGCAGGTCGCTGAAGGAGTTCTGCTCAAACACTTACCGAAGAGTTATAAG GTGTACGGTTTCCTGTACGGAATCAACAGGAACAAACCGACTACACTGGAAGTTGTGGTCGATGCGTGGCCTGATTTTAAAGTTATCATCTGCAGACCGGACCCCGAG AACAAGCGTGCCTCGATTTTCATGAAAAAAGTGACATACTACAGCACGGATGAACAGAGTTTGAGGAAAATGCTGACAGACGAGAATGCAGTTGATTGGAGCACTTATTTCATGATAGGAG GACTTGATGTTTCCCATGCACCAGTCCTCAAACAAGTGTCTTGTGACAGAAGagtaaaatacaaaactgaTATTTTAGTACACCTTCTGTATTTGCAAGACACCAACTATCTGCACATGCCAGCGATTAACAG tgagctTGAGTCGAGGATTTCGTCTCTTAATCTTTCCCACGTTGACTTGGTGAATAAAACCTGGAAGTTCGGAGGAGACGAGAAGGGTTACAGGAAGATTGAAAACCTAATCAGTAACTTCCCATCATGCTGCATCACAGACAGCCAGGGTCAGCCCGTGTCCTGGATACTCGTATGTGATTACTGTGCTCTGGGAATGTTGTATACGCTGCCAGAGCACAGAGGGAAAGGCTATGCCAAAATCGTGATCAGCACTTTGGCCAAGAAACTCCATGCTGAGGGTTACCCGGTGTTCTGCTACATAGAAGAGGACAATGTGCTGTCCTACAAGCTCTTTAAAAACATGGGCTTCATTGAGGATCCTTCTTACAGGGCTGCATGGTTGGAGTTCAATTTTTTGGATTAG